The following proteins are encoded in a genomic region of Anas acuta chromosome 28, bAnaAcu1.1, whole genome shotgun sequence:
- the DENND4B gene encoding DENN domain-containing protein 4B isoform X2 — protein sequence MSDEKPPQLVDYFVVAGLTDASRPLEDENQQQRPARPSEPITDVAVIIRSQGEEVPHGFTCIETTTSGHPVDLNAGLLNNPQMFICYKRGRDKLPLIELGVHYEGKDRPKPGYTILDTTPYSRSANLNSGGPGHQRTFLVYRRAAEPQGHNALGVTDICLIMPSKGESTPHTFCRVDKNLNTSMWGPALFLCYKIAMAKANTLVYEAGLLGRYPEQDSEAFPLPESVPVFCLPMGATIESWPADTKYPLPVFSTFVLTGASGDKVYGAAIQFHEAFARERLSEKQRLRLGLLSVVDRRPIGGRSVQTRKSICVLSHWPFFDVFRKFLMFIYRYSISGPHVLPLETHISHFMHNVPFPSPQRPRILVQMSPYDNLLLCQPVSSPLPLSGASFLTLLQNLGADNAVTLLVAVLTEQKLLIHSLRPDVLTSVGEALVSMIFPLRWQCPYIPLCPLALADVLSAPVPFVVGIHSSYFDLHEPPKDVIFVDLDTNNIFQSEERKLLSPRALPRRPCKVLLASLHSLSQQLHEMYNKPVEEASLEFLLTDYDLVYGRRKQLELEIRAAFLRFMACLLKGYRSFLQPIAPAPPEKSRETASLFLLQGFLKSRDRAYQKFYGQLLRTQLFTQFIEDCSFASDRYTCLEFFDSCVDKVQVELEKPEDVPLMELDDSHGSEHTVFIMPPEEPTAPDGSELPASYCYDGFPTLRPELLEPAQDLLMAQLCQARSSAPSSPAPRRTKQEMKVAQRVAQKYFGVPDMWAKCLLGHCYGLWFIYLPTHVRAAPSKVRALQLAYEVLRKMETHKVVLPDEVCYRILMQLCGQYGEPVLSVRVLLEMKRAGIVPNTITYGYYNKAVLESKWPASTQGGRLRWAKLRNVVLGAAQFRQPLRQRQRQAELQEPPAPPRPRAALQRQTTWAGRSLRDPPAAPQLVKSGSLSFPRAESTTLEAGVGQSEWGRAGQGAPGGARTPPPPPLPPAVLRALGAPEPPRVRDTAPASAEGSLSDVSFATDESERTDEGGAPSGGRREAESGGTPRRGLAAKLQQLLSPGKRPSPRHAAEGHGGPRDGGGTEQRDRDPPQRRSPMDTLLHPRERPESTASESSVSLGSEFDFSETSLGSHKAAEPPGDVVQEPPAVEVLLSSCSRCQGCGSLVYDEEVMAGWTSDDSNLNTTCPFCDRAFVPFLSIEILDFQQAPRPEDGSVPTPTTQGPVLSDRHRCLALDEAEPEAGPPPGLCNGCEERGARGPPRRQERVAFAYLSPLVLRKELESLVENEGSECLAQAALVDSHPILYWNLLWYFQRLGLPSNLPRLLLGSQHVAAPPQVQPPDAATTVGVRLLWDVLVPEPDSVPPLYVLWRFHSNVPGRLQAWQQREHPFSLGFLEAVLRHVGLGEVHKAIALFLDTPPAHGGPRHAQRSIYREILFLMLAALGREHTDIAAFDKKYKAAYAKLAGSLGKEELRRRRAQPPSSKAIDCRKSFGATLEC from the exons ATGTCGGACGAGAAGCCCCCGCAGCTGGTGGATTACTTCGTGGTGGCCGGCCTGACGGACGCCTCGCGGCCGCTGGAGGACGAGAACCAGCAgcagcgcccggcccggcccagcGAGCCCATCACCGACGTGGCCGTCATCATCCGCTCGCAGGGCGAGGAGGTGCCGCACGGCTTCACCTGCATCGAGACCACCACCTCGGGGCACCCCGTGGACCTCAACGCCGGGCTGCTCAACAACCCCCAGATGTTCATCTGCTACAAGCGGGGCCGGGACAAGCTGCCCCTCATCGAGCTGGG GGTGCACTACGAGGGGAAGGACCGTCCCAAGCCGGGCTACACCATCCTGGACACGACGCCCTACAGCCGCTCGGCCAACCTCAATTCGGGGGGCCCCGGGCACCAGCGCACCTTCCTGGTGTACCGCCGGGCGGCCGAGCCCCAGGGCCACAACGCGCTGGGGGTGACCGACATCTGCCTCATCATGCCCAGCAAGGGCGAGAGCACCCCGCACACCTTCTGCCGCGTGGACAAGAACCTCAACACCAGCATG TGGGGCCCGGCCTTGTTCCTGTGCTATAAGATCGCCATGGCCAAGGCCAACACGCTGGTGTACGAAGCAG GGCTGCTGGGGCGCTACCCCGAGCAGGACAGCGAGGCCTTCCCGCTGCCCGAGTCCGTGCCCGTCTTCTGCCTGCCCATGGGGGCCACCATCGAGAGCTGGCCGGCCGACACCAAGTACCCCCTGCCCGTCTTCTCCACCTTCGTGCTGACCGGCGCCTCGGGCGACAAG gtCTATGGGGCCGCCATCCAGTTCCACGAAGCCTTTGCCCGCGAGCGGCTGTCGGAGAAGCAGCGGCTgcggctggggctgctgagcgTGGTGGATCGGCGCCCCATCGGCGGCCGCTCGGTGCAGACCCGCAAGAGCATCTGCGTCCTGTCCCACTGGCCCTTCTTCGACGTCTTCCGCAAGTTCCTCATGTTCATCTACCGCTACTCCATCTCGGGGCCCCACGTGCTGCCCCTGGAGAC GCACATCTCGCACTTCATGCACAACGTCCCCTTCCCGTCCCCGCAGCGCCCGCGCATCCTGGTGCAG ATGTCCCCGTACGACaacctgctgctgtgccagcccGTGTCCTCCCCGCTGCCGCTCAG CGGGGCCAGCTTCCTGACGCTGCTGCAGAACCTGGGTGCCGACAACGCGGTGACGCTGCTGGTGGCCGTGCTGACCGAGCAGAAGCTCCTCATCCACTCGCTGCGCCCCGACGTGCTCACCAGCGTGGGCGAAGCCCTGGTCTCG ATGATCTTCCCCCTGCGCTGGCAGTGCCCCTACATCCCGCTGTGCCCGCTGGCGCTGGCTGACGTGCTGAGTGCCCCCGTGCCCTTCGTTGTAGGCATCCACTCCAGCTACTTCGACCTCCACGAGCCCCCCAAGGACGTCATCTTCGTCGACCTGGACACCAACAACATCTTCCA GAGCGAGGAGCGCAAGCTGCTGTCCCCACGGGCGCTGCCCCGCCGGCCCTGCAAGGTGCTGCTGGCCTCGCTGCACAGcctgtcccagcagctgcacGAGA TGTACAACAAGCCGGTGGAGGAGGCGTCGCTGGAGTTCCTGCTGACCGACTACGACCTGGTGTACGGGCGGCgcaagcagctggagctggagatCCGCGCGGCTTTCCTGCGCTTCATGGCCTGCCTGCTCAAGGGCTACCgctccttcctgcagcccatcgcccccgcgccccccgaGAAGAGCCGCGAGACCGCCAGCCTCTTCCTGCTGCAGG gcTTCCTGAAGTCTCGGGACCGGGCTTACCAGAAGTTCTACGGGCAGCTGCTGCGCACGCAGCTCTTCACGCAGTTCATCGAGGACTGCTCCTTCGCCAGCGACCGCTACACCTGCCTCGAGTTCTTCGACAGCTGCGTGGACAAg gtgcaggtgGAGCTGGAGAAGCCGGAGGACGTCCCCCTGATGGAGCTGGACGACTCGCACGGCAGCGAGCACACCGTCTTCATCATGCCCCCCGAGGAGCCCACCGCCCCCGACGGCAGCGAGCTGCCCGCCTCCTACTG ctacGACGGCTTCCCCACGCTGCGCCCCGAGCTGCTGGAGCCCGCGCAGGACCTGCTGATGGCACAGCTGTGCCAGGCCCGGAgcagtgcccccagcagcccggcCCCTCGCCGCACCAAGCAG GAGATGAAGGTGGCGCAGCGCGTGGCGCAGAAGTATTTTGGGGTGCCCGACATGTGGGCTAAGTGCCTGCTGGGGCACTGCTACGGGCTGTGGTTCATTTACCTGCCCACCCACGTGCGCGCCGCCCCCTCCAAGGTGCGGGCGCTGCAGCTGGCCTACGAGGTGCTGCGCAAGATGGAAACGCACAAGGTGGTGCTGCCCGACGAG gtgtgCTACCGCATCCTGATGCAGCTGTGCGGGCAGTACGGCGAGCCCGTGCTGTCGGTGCgggtgctgctggagatgaAACGCGCCGGGATCGTCCCCAACACCATCACCTATGGATACTACAACAAG GCGGTGCTGGAGAGCAAGTGGCCGGCCAGCACCCAGGGGGGGCGGCTGCGCTGGGCCAAGCTGCGCAACGTGGTGCTGGGGGCGGCGCAGTTTCGGCAGCCCCTGCGGCAGCggcagaggcaggcag AGCTCCAggagccccccgcgcccccccggccccgcgccgccctgCAGCGCCAAACCACCTGGGCTGGCCGCAGCCTGCGGGacccccccgcggccccccaGCTGGTGAAGAGCGGCAGCCTCAGCTTCCCCCGCGCCGAAAGCACCACTTTGGAAGCCGGAGTCGGACAGAGTGAgtggggccgggccgggcaaGGGGCGCCGGGGGGGGCCCGGACCCCTCCACcgccccctctgccccccgcaGTGCTGCGAGCCCTGGGCGcgccggagcccccccgggtgCGGGACACGGCCCCCGCCTCGGCCGAGGGCAGCCTGTCGGACGTCAGCTTCGCCACGGACGAGAGCGAGCGGACGGATGAAGGGGGGGCACCCAGCGGGGGccggcgggaggcagagagcGGGGGCACGCCGCGGCGGGGGCTGGCGgccaagctgcagcagctgctgtccccCGGCAAGCGACCCTCGCCCCGGCACGCTGCTGAGGGCCACGGTGGCCCCCGGGACGGCGGCGGCACCGAGCAGCGggaccgggaccccccccagcgccGCAGCCCCATGGACACCCTGCTGCACCCCCGGGAGCGCCCCGAGTCCACCGCATCCGAg AGCTCCGTCTCGCTGGGCAGCGAGTTCGACTTCTCGGAGACGTCTTTGGGCAGCCACAAAGccgcggagccccccggggacGTGGTGCAGGAGCCCCCCGCCGTGGAG GTGCTGCTGTCCAGCTGCTCGCGGTGCCAGGGCTGCGGCTCGCTGGTGTACGACGAGGAGGTGATGGCGGGCTGGACCTCGGACGACTCCAACCTCAACACCACCTGCCCCTTCTGCGACCGCGCCTTCGTCCCCTTCCTCAGCATCGAGATCCTGGACTTCCAGCAGGCCCCCAG GCCCGAGGACGGCTCCGTGCCCACCCCGACCACCCAGGGCCCGGTGCTCAGCGACCGCCACCGCTGCCTGGCGCTGGACGAGGCCGAACCCGAAGCGGGACCCCCACCGGGGCTGTGCAACGGCTGCGAGgagcggggggcgcgggggccCCCGAGGCGGCAGGAGCGGGTGGCCTTCGCCTACCTGAGCCCCCTGGTGCTGCGCAAGGAGCTGGAGAGCCTGGTGGAGAACGAGGGCAGCGAGTGCCTGGCGCAGGCCGCGCTGGTGGACAGCCACCCCATCCTCTACTGGAACCTGCTCTGGTATTTCCAGCGCCTGGGGCTGCCCAGTAACCTCCCCCGGCTGCTACTGGGCTCCCAGCACGTGGCGGCCCCCCCGCAG GTGCAGCCGCCCGATGCCGCCACCACGGTGGGGGTGCGCTTGCTGTGGGACGTCCTCGTCCCCGAGCCCGACAGCGTCCCCCCGCTCTACGTGCTCTGGAGGTTTCACA gtaacgtccccggccgcctgcaggcCTGGCAGCAGCGCGAGCACCCCTTCTCGCTCGGCTTCCTGGAGGCCGTGCTGCGGCACGTGGGGCTGGGCGAGGTGCACAAGGCCATCGCGCTCTTCCTCGACACGCCGCCCGCGCACGGCGGCCCCCGGCACGCGCAGAG gagcatCTACCGGGAGATCCTCTTCCTGATGCTGGCGGCGCTGGGCCGGGAGCACACGGACATCG ccgCCTTCGACAAGAAGTACAAGGCGGCCTACGCCAAGCTGGCGGGCAGCCTGGGCAAGGAGGagctgcggcggcggcgggcgcagccccccagctccaAAGCCATCGACTGCCGCAAGAGCTTCGGGGCCACCCTGGAGTgttag